In one window of Eggerthella guodeyinii DNA:
- a CDS encoding TVP38/TMEM64 family protein: protein MEDVASLRGQHAPLGEAAEQRHAPADGERRSLVKKRVAVIVGLLALTAGLGALCIAYGPELLAFVADAPRFRAWVDETGWLSRVVFVLANMAQVVFAFLPGEPLELGAGYAFGALEGTLWCLVASALGTAVVMVLVRSFGARVVGLFFSPEKITSMRWLRDSRRFELLLFLCFLIPGTPKDLLTYVAGLGSSSIGRIVALTTVGRIPSIVSSTLAAGAFGDGNYLGAALVAVLTAVLAAVGVVAYRKLVKRSAEDADAGEAAGSGEAA from the coding sequence ATGGAAGACGTCGCCTCCCTGCGCGGCCAACACGCACCTCTCGGCGAGGCCGCCGAGCAGCGCCACGCCCCCGCCGACGGGGAGCGGCGATCGCTCGTCAAGAAGCGCGTCGCCGTGATCGTCGGGCTGCTGGCGCTGACGGCGGGGCTGGGCGCGCTCTGCATCGCCTACGGCCCCGAGCTGCTGGCGTTCGTCGCCGACGCGCCGCGCTTCCGCGCATGGGTGGACGAGACGGGATGGCTGAGTCGCGTCGTCTTCGTGCTGGCCAACATGGCGCAGGTGGTGTTCGCGTTCCTGCCCGGCGAGCCGCTTGAGCTGGGCGCGGGCTACGCGTTCGGCGCGCTCGAGGGCACGCTGTGGTGCCTCGTGGCCAGCGCGCTGGGAACGGCGGTGGTCATGGTGCTCGTGCGCTCGTTCGGTGCGCGCGTCGTCGGCCTGTTCTTCTCGCCCGAGAAGATCACCTCGATGCGCTGGCTGCGCGACTCGCGCCGCTTCGAGCTGTTGCTGTTCCTGTGCTTCCTCATTCCCGGCACGCCAAAAGACCTGCTCACCTACGTGGCGGGCCTGGGTTCGAGCTCCATCGGACGCATCGTCGCGCTGACCACGGTGGGGCGCATCCCCTCCATCGTCTCGTCCACGCTGGCGGCCGGCGCGTTCGGCGACGGCAACTACCTGGGCGCGGCGCTCGTGGCCGTGCTGACCGCGGTGCTGGCCGCGGTGGGCGTGGTGGCGTACCGGAAGCTGGTGAAGCGCAGCGCCGAAGACGCGGACGCGGGCGAGGCGGCCGGTTCGGGCGAGGCGGCGTAG
- the uvsE gene encoding UV DNA damage repair endonuclease UvsE yields MSIGYASKTLAVPAARMQSVVQRLATPERLAQVIDGNLRALDAALDYQAKNGIRLFRISSDAIPFGSSPVNALDWVHDFEPQLAALGRKARRHRIRLSMHPGQYTVLNSPDADVVERAKLDLAYHAAFLDALELDATAKIVLHVGGAYGDKPRALERFANAYGALPSAVRRRLVIENDDRLFTAQDALALSRATGAPVVFDILHHELNHEPGAPDWRTLLDEAAATWGPEDGVQKMHYAQQAPGRRLGSHTDTIALEPFLAFYRELAEHRGAAGIGMPDIMLEVKDKNLSALKCILCTSERSRFAELEREWARYKYAVLEHDQAAYLALRALLKDKRTWPAIPFYETVERALATPVDPGSFRNAAQHVWGYVSDHATPRERVSFERLLERDDRQAAKRKLRVLAEKYDQEYLLESYYFTR; encoded by the coding sequence GTGAGCATCGGCTACGCATCGAAGACGCTGGCGGTGCCTGCGGCGCGCATGCAGTCGGTGGTGCAGCGGCTCGCCACGCCCGAGCGCCTGGCCCAGGTCATCGACGGCAACCTGCGCGCGCTCGACGCCGCGCTGGACTACCAGGCGAAGAACGGCATCCGCCTGTTCCGCATCAGCTCGGACGCGATCCCTTTCGGATCGAGCCCCGTGAACGCGCTCGACTGGGTGCACGATTTCGAGCCGCAGCTGGCGGCGCTCGGGCGCAAGGCGCGGCGCCATCGCATCCGGCTGAGCATGCATCCCGGGCAGTACACGGTGCTGAACTCGCCCGATGCCGACGTGGTTGAGCGCGCGAAGCTCGACCTGGCGTATCACGCGGCGTTCCTCGACGCGCTTGAGCTGGACGCGACCGCCAAGATCGTCCTGCACGTGGGCGGCGCGTACGGCGACAAGCCGCGCGCGCTCGAACGGTTCGCCAACGCGTACGGCGCGCTTCCCTCCGCGGTGCGCCGACGGCTCGTCATCGAGAACGACGATCGGCTGTTCACCGCCCAGGACGCGCTCGCGCTCAGCCGCGCCACCGGGGCGCCCGTGGTGTTCGACATCCTCCACCACGAGCTGAATCACGAGCCCGGTGCGCCGGATTGGCGTACGCTGCTGGACGAGGCGGCCGCCACCTGGGGCCCCGAGGACGGCGTGCAGAAGATGCACTACGCGCAGCAAGCTCCCGGCCGCAGGCTGGGAAGCCACACCGACACGATCGCGCTCGAACCCTTCCTCGCATTCTACCGGGAGCTGGCGGAACATCGCGGCGCCGCAGGCATCGGCATGCCCGACATCATGCTGGAGGTGAAGGACAAGAACCTCTCGGCCCTCAAGTGCATCCTGTGTACGAGCGAACGCAGCCGCTTCGCCGAACTCGAGCGCGAATGGGCGCGCTACAAGTACGCCGTGCTCGAGCACGACCAGGCCGCTTACCTGGCCTTGCGCGCGCTGCTCAAGGACAAGCGCACGTGGCCGGCCATCCCGTTCTACGAGACCGTCGAACGCGCGCTCGCCACGCCCGTGGACCCCGGGTCGTTCCGCAACGCCGCGCAGCACGTGTGGGGCTACGTGTCCGACCACGCCACCCCGCGCGAGCGGGTGTCGTTCGAGCGCCTGCTGGAACGCGACGATCGGCAGGCCGCGAAGCGCAAACTCCGCGTCCTCGCCGAGAAATACGATCAGGAATACCTGCTGGAATCCTACTATTTCACGCGGTGA